Within the Macrobrachium rosenbergii isolate ZJJX-2024 chromosome 25, ASM4041242v1, whole genome shotgun sequence genome, the region CAGGAAGACCCCGTCTATTTCTGTTGGATGATACTTTCGTCTTCATAGTTAAggtacatttacatttacataattaCTAAATGAAATAccagattatgaaaacaaaatagttaAAAACAAATGTTGATCAAGCTGGGTAAGAGCAGCTCTCAGGTGGAAGTCCATGTTAGCTGGGGCATACTGCAAAAGACGGCTCTGCATATCATCGTGCTTCAGGAGAAAGGACTGTAGAAAAGGGAACTTACTTCAATAAACTTGTATGTCCCTAGTACTAAGGTAAGGAGAAGACTCTTGTTCATAAAGGCAAATGTGTGTGATTGTCCAAAACGCACGCATCGTTTTGTCTTTAGGTTCATAGCTGGCCCATGTGGAACACCACTCTGGGGCGGGGGGGAGACTTCTCGCTGGAAACTTAGTGATTGTCTTTTGTTCCCGGATACTGTAGAATTCGTTCAGGTGCATAAGTTGCCCACTTCGCCAAAGCACTGGAATGAACTACCAGTGACCCCAAAACTTGGCTCACGCTTGTTGAATGGCTGGCCTCCTCACAGTTGTTACTTTGTCAGCTTCCAACTTCCAAAACTGATTGCAGGTGAATCTTTCataagttattcatatttttcattgtgtGTGGAGTGTAGCGTACTGACTGAAAATTATTTGGCTGTTGAGTTCCCCTATTTCAGAGTAATACTTGTGCTTACAGCCTCTTCCTTTCTCACAACTACGTTTCCATAAACATTTTCCACGTCTTCGTAAGTGCAGAGTCCAGTTGTcgagtttatatatttttttttttttttttttttgctttttatactgTTTCTCATCAAAGCAAATGGGAAATGAGGGCTATTTATTGTTAATGACAAAGAAGATGTCATTTTATGAGTCAGTAACTGTTGCACTCTTAAAACAACGAGAATACAGTATGGTAGTCATTCTTCTTCAGATGATTAAGCTGATGCTGAGGTGAGTTCTCCTAGCATGTTATTATGACTGCGGTCATACCATGTTCCGAaggtttttttctaaaaacatcaAAGGCTTTTGTCGGCTTATTTGGTTATAAATTGTTAGTGGAGCTTGAGATTTACACTCTTCTGAAGAAGTTAAGCTTTTAAAATGGTACCTCTTATGTTTCAAGTCTGAACAGTCACTTATCATTAAGAGGCACCTACGTTAGTGATTCCTCATAttgaaacagaaaacaattttttttgtcagCTCTTCGTCTGTTCTGTTAAGTTGCAACCTTAAATGTAGGGCACTCTTATTGCTCTTCCACACTTCCTTCCATTGAATATGGTTGGATTGTGGCACTAGATCTCCCGTTCCAACTATATTTCCTTCACCAGGATGTGCCAGTTCCGTAGTAATTGTTCCAGGCCAGgcctttcaaaaaaattattgttttctgaAGGCCAGTCATTAACCTAAAGACAAAGTTCTCCTTATTCAGTGTCCATCCCACAGTAGATACGTCAAAATAAACTCTTCCCTCTTGGTTCTTATTGTCACCCACAAACATATTGTATCCATGGCTATAAGTGAACCAAGTGGAAAGATAATTACTTCTTAAATTAAGATCATTAACTATTACCCTGGGAACAAATAAAATTTGCCTTTTTGGCAATTCCTGAGATGATTTCTCGTGGgaataatgaatttctttttggGAACCTCTCTTATACCTCGAGTCACAGGAGCACTAGAGTTCTCAGTTTTGATGCTAATGCTTTGTTATGGCTTTTTCACTAACCTACAAAGAAACCAGAATTTACCATAAGGGACAGAGTGGCAACTTCAGCAACGACGTTCCTCTTCTCATCTTCCAAGCGCATCAGGTCAATCCAGTTCAGAAGcaggatgatggtgatgatgatggtgatggtcaGAGCTTTCAGaggtgcagcagcagcagcagcagcagcagcagcaatagcaTGAATGGCAGGgtcaataataatagtagtaagaGTTACGGTATCCTCGTTTTCGGACTCCCTCGGCGTCTCGACGGAGAAATCTCAAAGGCTGTTGATGCCGTAGAGCAGGAAACTTTGACACCAATTCTGCGCGTTGTCGGCACCATTGCAGCAGAGGGTGTAAATCTGTGGGGATTTCGTCTCCTTTGCGCACATCTCACACATATATTGTTTATCACTCTGCGGAAGTAAAGAGATAAGACATTTAAGGTTTGGGGGATCGCATCGAGTAACATAgtctaaagtaaagttttaagtCGCAAGGTGCGCCCACACTATAGTAAGACATGTCATGAAAGAGTCGGTAACGTATCATAGACTTATCACAACCAAgttgaaaaaaagttaatgacTCGATGGTGATTCTAACCAGTGCTGCAGGCGATTATTTCTCCACTTACAGTCGTGgacttattttacctgtttttgaTACGCAAGAAATGAGTTGCCGTCGtctgtttatgacatgttgtacTGTGGTGTGGATGCACACTTAACcttcatattttgtaaatgaaatattacagtaaagAAGAAGCAAAATCGGCTACCTCCGTTGCTAACTCATGcgtaaaatctttatatataaaacttccgACAAACATCCCGTACAAAACAACAAGCGGGACTAATTTTACGTTgaaattctgttttctgtttactGGTGCATAAATAATCTACTTTCTAAAGACATCGGGTTTCGTTAGCGTAAACTTATTTGATCATCTTAACTGACTCAATTACTTGGCCCTTTCAAAGTGTTTTTCTCCTTGTATCCTAGTAGAAAGCatagtgaactgaatattttttaaacattactaAAGCATCAGCTgaacttttttcccatttatagAGGAAGATAAACTAGAATATGCATAGTCTGTATAAATTTTAAGTATGTATATGAagctcatatgtatatgtatatatatatatatatatatatatatatatatatatatatatatatatatatatatatatttttacacataagAGCTTCATATACATACTTACCATGTATACGGACTATGCATATTGTAGCTTATCTTTCTctataaatgggaaaaaagttcAGTTGAtattttagtaatgcctaaaacATTTAATGCACTATACTTTCTAATACTTAATTTGTTTTGCACGAGATGTTTTGGGAAGTTTTAAAAAGACCACATGACGAGAAAAGGCTGAAGGAGTAgttggaagctttttttttttttttttttttttttttttttttttttttttgtaggcctaAATGACAAATGAAAGGGAATGGAATAATCCTCGACATATGCATAGAGCGATGCTGATCAGTTTTCATGTTGCTGGATGAATGAGAACCTGATTTTACGTTTGGTACGCCCATTTTTAAAGACTATAAAGATCATTTTTAAAGAAGATAAAGATTATCAAGATACTTGTGCGTTTCAGGTCACAGTCTTTGGAGACGTTATACACCGCTAACCTTGAACGCTTGTTACCTTGTCCTCGGTCTCATGTCTACCTCAGACACGTGAGCTTCtgagcttctctctctttctctgtatgcCTATATATCTATcgaattatgtttatatatatatatatatatatatatatatatatatgtatatatgtatatatatgtatatatgcatatatatacatatacatatatacacatatatatatatatatgtatatatatatatatgtatatatatatatatatgtatatatatatatgtatgtatatatatatatatatatatatatatatatatatatatatatatatatatatatatatcagctcagtggtatagtaaaactaaggtatacttaacttagagagagagagagagagagagagagagagagagagagagagagagagagagaatgcttcatTCAGTCATGTTATAGGCAAGTGTGTGGTTATGCATAGcagaatagtgtatatatatttttcgtgcCTTGTATTTGAGTATTCTGTTTAATTGAATTTTGTAAGTCAGACTGACAGACACTTAAAGAAGCCATTAAAGAAAGCCCCAGAAACTACTACAGATCTTGCTATTGCTTTGTTTTCGTTTAGTTTATTGGTAAGTAGTTTCATGGTATCGTATGCATGTTATACCAGAACATGAGCAAAgatattattttgatgaaaaccAGGTACTGAACCTGTCAAGTAATTCATCAAAGATTTTACTTTAACTTCTGCACAATTTTCAGAGATAAGAGGACTTGAAGTGTATAGTTTTACCAGCTAAATTTAATTTAAAGcttattttaattgaatttgttCTTGGATACATTATGTACAAATAGTTTTAACGTAAATCAATTATTCAAAGAACAAAAGCAAAGTAAATTTTCATTCTGTTAAGTAGTACTGGAGCcagtaatattaaaatgattttataaataaaaactttgactGATATTGTGTCTTTTATACATCTCTATCTTTTGCATATTACTgtatttcaaactctctctctctctctctctctctctctctctctctctctctctcttaaaatcataAACACGACTCCCAGTGAAGCAGCATCATTCATAAAACGACTTTCGTTTGCATCAGCAAACTCGTGTCCCAATCTCAGTTCACTCCAGGATGTCCTTGTCTTGTCATTCATAATAGCTTTCAAGGTAACACATTTTGATTTCTGTCTGAGGAggggtctcttctctctctctctcactctcactcctgCTGCCATTCGCTCGCTTTATTTCTTTGTGTGTTGGTCTGTTACCCCTCGTTGTCGTCGTTGCATGATCAGTGTTCTCTGAATTTATTCCGGACTcatctcactccctctctctctctctctttgtaaatccTTGCAGTTCGCcatactctgtgtgtgtgtgtaaaacctcgcaaattctgtctctctctctctctctctctctctctctctctctctctctctctctctctctctctctctctctctctctctctctttctgtgtgtgtgtgtgtaaaacctcaaatctctctctctctctctctctctctctctctctctctctctctctgtgtgtaaaaCCCtcgcaaattctctctctctctctctctctctctctctctctctctctctctgtgtgtgtctctctgtgtgtaaaacctctctctctctctctctctctctctctgtctctctctctctctctctctctctctctctctctgtgtgtgtgtgtaaactctagcctgccaattctctctctctctctctctctctctctctctctctctctgtgtgtgtgtgtgtgtaaaacctctcaaatttatttctctctgtaaaacctcgcaaatctctctctctctctctctctctctctctctctctctctctctctctctgtgtgtgtaaatCCTCAAAATTCTTCCTACTCATCACTCTCTCACTCTGTGAATGTAGTGATATCAGAATAATTGCTGTTTAAATGAAGGCATTAGAATCCTTGCAATTACCGGATGGGATTTCCTTCAAATGAGGGACGTTCCAGAGAAGATTTGAGCATTCGtgctaaattatatttttcgCGAAGTGTCATTTATGCTTATTCTGGctcttaatgctttttttttctatacctaTAAAACTGCTTCAGCACTTATGTAAGTAGATTACTTGGAAATGAATAATTTGCGGTCGGCATTTTGCTTTGcagttgtaaataaataagtttagtCGTTATTCTCATTTTAATATGCATATTCATGTAAGCGTTTATCATAGCTCTGTGTACTTGACCAatgcatttacaattttatatcatacatgtgtataaatattgacacatccatatatatatatatatatatatatatatatatatatatatatatatatatatatatatatatatatatatatatatatatatatatatatatatatatgtgtgtgtgtgtaaacatacgCACACAATTTGCTCTGCTTGGGAGGGGTGTGCAACAAGACTACAACCTTACTGATTCTCTGAAATAATtaggtcatacacacacacacaaacacaatatacatatgtatgtgtacccTTTTGTGTACATGTATGCGCACTCAGACACATACACAGGCAGCATCCCTAACCTACAGCGCCATAAACTTATATTATTGCAGGCACTCTGGCGCTTCCTGGGCATTAAGACCCTTCCTTCCCAATAAATCCTTCGCTCCACCCATCCAGCACATCTCCATTCTTGACTTCTTCCAATTTTTGACTCATCGCCTCTCTCATCTTTCTGTCTTAATTCagatcatttatattctttcttcagcCATCCATATCATCATTTAGAATGAAACAGCTCCATAGGAGAAGCTGTCATGGTGAACTGAATtcaattgaatttagaatttaggccaaaggccaagcgctgggacctatgagttcagtcagcactgaaacggaaattgacagtaaaaggtttgaaaggcataacaggaggaaaacctcgcagctgcactgtgaatcagttgttaggagaggtggaaagtaagatggaagaaagagaatatgaaaggaggtacagtaaaagaaacgaggggttgcagcttggggccgaaggcacgcagcaaagaactttaaataatgactacagtgcaccccacgaggtgcactgacggcactaccaccctacggggacTGTCATGGTGCCTACTTGAaagcaactattattattacctcgCAGTCTGTACACAGAtcgtaattttaaaatttgtactCTATGAGGTATCTTTAATGACTAAATCTATATCCAAATTTTGCCCCAGTTCTGTGACATTCAACTTCTTAAAAAACCGGAAAATGTAGAGAACTTAAGTAAAACCAGCCACGACTAGTACTACTGATGCCATATTTCTTGCATtgaaatcctaaattttgtaaaGAACAGCCAAGGTTAATTGCTAAGAATCGGctatttattggttttattctCAAAAACATTAGCTTTTTATGTTCACTTGATCCATATCCATGGCTAATTGCTGTAAATTATTGtcttaattgttatttttgtggttCTGTCGTTGAATATGAACTAAATTTTGTTGACTgcgatttttttatctttagcagTGCGTCTTACGAACTTTATTCCAATCTTATTTAGCATCACCCGTCATTATTAAAGCCAGTTGCCATATGAAGTAAGCCTATAGTAATTACGATGCCCCGTGCGTCTTCGTTTGATCTATCTTCCAAGTTTACGTTGTCTTTTTGTTGGATTAATGAAAGACCCTGGTAATTATTCGATGATTCTCGTGAAATCGGCAAAGGTCATTCACGTGACGAGAAACGGATTTTTTCCCTCTCGTAATGTTCACACTATTCACTGTTGGCTTGGTAATTTATGATTTACTCTAtgactgttattttttatatcattatttacttCATGGGGCTGCATTCACTTTTTGGAACAATATTTTAACATTCCTTGTGGAGGAGAAAGTGGGAGGGAAAGGTATATTCAATTCCCATGTATTACTTTTCTTACCATCATCCTTACTAGCCATTCATATCTTATGCTTGCTAGGAGAAAGTGGGAGGGAAAGGTGTGTTCAATTcctatttattacttttcttaccATCGTCCTTACTAGCCATTCATATCTTATACTGACTAGGAGAAAGTGGGAGGGAAAGGTGTGTTCAATCcctatttattacttttcttaccCTCATCCTTACTAGCCATTCATGTCCTATACTTACTGGGAGAAAATGGGAAGGAAAGCTATATTCAATTCCCATGTATTACTTTTCTTACCCTCATCCCTATGAGCCATTCATATCTTATACTTACAAGGAGAAAGTGGGAGTGAAAGATATATTAATTTCACATTTGAAAGTGGGCGAGAAAGGTATATTAATTTCACAATCATCACTTTTATTACCATCATCCCTACTAGCCATTTATATCATGAACATACAAGAGTAAAACCTACGAAAAACCTACAAAGTTTAGCGTATCATTTCCAGCTTTGATGCACCATACCCGCATCTTCGTCAGTTTTGATTTGTGTCAGAGTTAACCTACATTCTACAGGTTCTGGAAGTTATACGCGGCTGTGGTTGCTTTGTAGTTTCGCGTTCATATCATTGtgactttttaatattcattgatgATGCTTCTggtaccttttttctttttattcaggtagttaaatttctttgtcttttaattcttattctttatcTCAAAGAAAACTCGTGAcacttctaaaaaaataaaaatgtctgtttTTGCCTCGTGGCCAATTATTCCTTAATGTTTGATAGGCTGTCAGCTACAGTGAACCGAGTCGGTAGaattgtgggctagcactcgttaggcccgagttcgaatctctggccggctaatgaagggttagaggaatttatttctggtgatagaaattcatttctcgctataatgtggttcggattccacaataagctgtaggtcccgttgctgagcaaccaattggttcttagccacgtaaaataagtctaatccttcgggccagccctaggagagctgttaatcagctcagtggtctggtaaaactaaggtatactgaacttctGTAATACGTCGGGAATGTACTGATTTATGCTAATTTTAGTACCAGTGATTGTAACAATGACTATAGGAAACATAGCTATGATagttaatttattgattaatcGAAAATGAAGTGGAAGCGAGAGTTTTGCATAAAAGCGTAAACtgcaaagaaatggaaaagtatttATTGTCGTGAGTTTACAAATAAGCGAACGAACGTATTTTCCCTACTCAAGGAAAGTTCTCTCAGGCCCCTATCTCCACTTGTTGTAGGGTTTTCAACCCGGCTGTTCTAGGAACCATTCCTAAATCAGAGAAGTTCGCTGCAAATCTGCcatacttttatatttagttctttgtatatttgtttgtagcttcactttgctttcttgttttaaatttttctaactttttttttcgcgATTGAATATATTAAGTGTGCGTTACTCGTTGCTAAACTCCCAAAACAagattactgtatttcattcGAACTGGAATTTAAAATTAGGCAAAgtggtgggacctatgaggtcattcagcgctgaaaataatgttggaacagtagttaggaaagggtggaaagtaagatggaaaaaaagagaatatgactggagttacagtaaagggaatgaaaggggttgaaccATGGGCCGTATGGACGCTGAGAGAACCTAAGGTGatgactacagtgcactgcgtgaggtgcactgtcggcactaccccctacgggattaCCTCTTTCGTAACTAAGCGGGCGAACTGAATTGTGCCTCGTGAGACTCTTGTTCATGGAGGGACACCTCTTCCCAGCCTGTGAGAGGCGTAGGATCAGTAAACGATACAAATGGGTTGAGTCACATAGTGGAACAACACCTGTTGTAAGTACTGGGCTTTAACACTGAAGTAGGTACAGTTCGAGCTAAACATGAaccacatttacatatacataaaaaaaaatagacaagaaAAGGATTGAGGAAAACATTAGAACAACCTCTCGTTTAAAACTTACATCGTTTGAGCATTGGTTGTTCATACGACGTTCGGGCCCGGGGCCGTAGAGACTCCTCCTGAAGGCTGCCAGGCCTTCGTTACGACTGACAGAGGGCGCTGCGTCGACGGTGACGAGGAGCCCGGCGCATACGAGGAGGGCGATGAAGGCCCAGGCTTTTAGCATGATCATGACGCTGTTCATCTGTTTGAATGGAAAGAAAGTGGGAGTTAACATGGCGGTGGACTGGAAGTGTGCTAGGTTGGTGAATAATATGCTAGCTACTGCTGACAGTATTCATTAACTGGCGTGTTATTAAGGATGTTGTTCAAGTTATTTAAACGATATAAGCGAGTTAACAACTGTGGTCATTTATTGGTTGTTAATTGTGTCATTAaaccaatgaaaatataaagcttCTAATACAGAGAAGACCCCCACCAAGGCCGCTTGATTACATAGCTGGTGATGAAACAATGCAGCCTCTAAGAGCCTTAATTTGTACTGACAGCATATCTTAAGAACGGGTTTAGATCATTCGAGGAGACTTGACTCATATATTAACAAGGAGACCCAATCGAATTGATCAACTTGGAAATAACCTGACTAAATTGAGAAGGTTGCCATGTCAAATTTGTCAAGTTTCCCGAGTTCTCGTTCAACCGTTCTTAAGATCTATATCCTGCTAACAACTCGTTTTTGGTTATAAAAATAACTTAGgcttagttttcttattttatgataAAGCATTACTTTAAATCTCGTTTTcagatgtgctctctctctctctctctctctctctgaacacatgTGAGTTCTCtttaatatgcatatgtacatatccGTTACTATGGGACACCTGTGTTCTACTACCCATATATTCAAGTACATGAGAAGTATTTTTCCTTCAAGACTGATTGCTTACGTAAATAATTGTAAACAGACTGCATCTGTAACGTCAATGTAGTTTCGTTTTATTGTAAGAGAGGACGTACAGTGAATAAACCCATTTAGGATCAAGTGATGTAAACATTAATTTGCCAACGCTGCTCAGGCTATCTATCTGCCTGTCATTTGAACTATTCAGAGACCAGAGATTCTAGACTCGCCAAAGGGGAATGACCCCGCTTTGAAAAGAGCCATGTAGGTGACCTCTACTTGTAGTTCGCAGTTAAGTGAACCATTTTTTGCCCTCTTCTGTGGAATGTCATCGGATCCCCTCAGCCGAAATACTGTCGTTGATGAGTTTGCACAGATATCCTTGGTTTCTCTTTGCCGTCATTTTTTAGAAGAGTATCTCACAAGCTAAGGCGATGAGTGA harbors:
- the LOC136852544 gene encoding uncharacterized protein; translation: MNSVMIMLKAWAFIALLVCAGLLVTVDAAPSVSRNEGLAAFRRSLYGPGPERRMNNQCSNDSDKQYMCEMCAKETKSPQIYTLCCNGADNAQNWCQSFLLYGINSL